Within Primulina tabacum isolate GXHZ01 chromosome 5, ASM2559414v2, whole genome shotgun sequence, the genomic segment CGTCAACACAATATCGACCGACAGAAAGGAGATTCCACATTTTAGCCACGACCATCCATTGATTTACACCGAAGATGAAAATCCCAGGAGTCTTTGCAGTGCGTGTGGGGTGGCATTATTGTCGGGTCCTTCTTATAGATGTAGCAAAGATTGCAATTTTTTCTTGCACCAACCATGTTCACAATTGATCCCATCATCAAACCGTATGTTTGGTTCAGACACCTATGCTCTTAAATTGCTAGCAAAGCCACTAAATGAAAATTGCAAATGTGAGAAATGCGGGAAATTATGCACTAAGTTTACTTACGAATGCTTGCATTGGTTTCATCCACCATTTTACCTCCACTGCCAATGTGCTTTCCCTTTGGAGATCAACATAAAACACATCAGTCATCATGAGCACTCATTGGTGGCCCTATGCAAGGAAGCTTCCTTGTTATGTGATGCATGTGGGAGAGAACAAAAGGGGATATTTTTCTCTTGTCCAAAATGTAGTTTCCATATTCATCAGGATTGTTGCTTATTGCCCACTGTTGCAAAGATAAATCATCATCGTCATCTTCTTGCTCTAAATTATTCTCTTTCCAAGTCTTATCTTAGAGATAAGAATTGTCTCATTTGTAACAATAAGATATCCTTGAGCTTCGGTGCATATATTTGTCAATTATGTGATTCTGGGGCTCATCTGAATTGTGCAGCATCAGAATTAGAGGAGCCAGGTAAAACCTCCTTTCATGCTTTATGTTTCAATCTACTTTGGCTGGGATTGTGGAATACAACTTCTTTTGACATCTctacattttattatatatttttacagAGATAGTTCAAGGATCCATTCTTCCTAGAAAGCCGGATACATTTCCAAGTTTGATAATACGTACGTTAATCGAAAGCAGACAGGATAGTCATGAAATATCCAAGATAGAGAAATACCACAGTGATCATTCTTCTAGGAACGTCGGAGAGAGTGATAATCAACTAGTGTGCAATGCATGTATTCAACCCATAATTTCACCTCATCTTTCACATTATAGTTGCCCACAATCTCGGTGTGATTTTCTCCTCCATCAAATTTGTGCGAGTTTACCCCCATCTGTGGAGGGCTATTTCAGGAACGAACCTCTGGACTTTTTCTCGGAATCAAGGGATTTTTGTTCCATATTTTCTTGTGAGATTTgtgaaaaaatatgcaatggatTTGGATATAGAGAACAATGGTGGGCTTTAATTGATGCAGAGTGTGTCGCTGCCCCAACCACCATCAAGCACTTATCACAAAGCCCACACCTTCTTGCTTTAACAGTCCCATGGAATGCTAAATATGTATGCTGTGGTGGTGCTGATTTTAGATACTACGCGTACTCCTACATTTGCAGCCTTTGTGATTACTATATTCACGTCTCTTGTGCATTTCTACCGAAAACAGCTGAGCACAAATTTGATGAACATCCTCTTGACCTCATTTACAACCCTATACTTCAAATTCCACACAAAGAAGACGAAGAAAAGCAACGACATTATTTATGTGAGTTTTGCGAAGAAGACGTCAATCCAGAGTTCTGGTTTTATTATTGTGGGAAATGTGATCAATCATTTCATGTTAACTGCATTCCTTCGACTGGGAAATTGTCGAAGATCAAGTTTGGAAGGAAAATTGATCTACCAAGACATGTTCATGATCAACCCGTGGCTCTGACTCGTATGCTTACCATGGGAAGTCAAAGGTGTGGCTATTGTCAGGCTATGATTCAAGGTTTCATAGATGATATGGCTTTTCATTGCTCAATGTGTGACTTTTGGATCCATTTTCTATGCGCAAAACGAATTTTCTAGCGAAAAACATGGTAAACTATTAAAATCTGATCTAATGGAATGATgtatacttttttttaaaaaaaaaacttgtgtgagacggtctcacgggtcatatttgttgagacgaatcttttatttgagtcattcataaaaaaagtattattttttatgctaagagtattactttttattgtgaatattgatagggttgacccgtctcacagataaagattcgtgagaccgtgtcataagagacctacttttTTTTATGCCAGTTTATAATCTTTTCTTCATCTCTT encodes:
- the LOC142546164 gene encoding uncharacterized protein LOC142546164 is translated as MMSAHVNTISTDRKEIPHFSHDHPLIYTEDENPRSLCSACGVALLSGPSYRCSKDCNFFLHQPCSQLIPSSNRMFGSDTYALKLLAKPLNENCKCEKCGKLCTKFTYECLHWFHPPFYLHCQCAFPLEINIKHISHHEHSLVALCKEASLLCDACGREQKGIFFSCPKCSFHIHQDCCLLPTVAKINHHRHLLALNYSLSKSYLRDKNCLICNNKISLSFGAYICQLCDSGAHLNCAASELEEPEIVQGSILPRKPDTFPSLIIRTLIESRQDSHEISKIEKYHSDHSSRNVGESDNQLVCNACIQPIISPHLSHYSCPQSRCDFLLHQICASLPPSVEGYFRNEPLDFFSESRDFCSIFSCEICEKICNGFGYREQWWALIDAECVAAPTTIKHLSQSPHLLALTVPWNAKYVCCGGADFRYYAYSYICSLCDYYIHVSCAFLPKTAEHKFDEHPLDLIYNPILQIPHKEDEEKQRHYLCEFCEEDVNPEFWFYYCGKCDQSFHVNCIPSTGKLSKIKFGRKIDLPRHVHDQPVALTRMLTMGSQRCGYCQAMIQGFIDDMAFHCSMCDFWIHFLCAKRIF